The following are encoded together in the Poseidonibacter lekithochrous genome:
- a CDS encoding TetR/AcrR family transcriptional regulator — protein MDIRQKILDKAFEEIHKNGYEFASINKILKDVGVNKGSMYHYFKSKRELTLTMIKENLNNYIEEKYSVILKVEENHIQEILKVFRKSSSQGVCNGCRLNNLVQELSHRDNDFKVELEKIYIRFENIIEEAIVKAIENKEISHPNPKRLSIYLVASLEGCVATAKKSQDLNIYNECIDEIENYLNSLKDL, from the coding sequence TTGGATATTAGACAAAAAATATTAGATAAAGCATTTGAAGAAATACATAAAAATGGATATGAATTTGCTTCAATAAATAAAATCTTAAAAGATGTAGGTGTTAATAAAGGTTCAATGTATCATTATTTTAAATCAAAAAGAGAATTGACTCTTACAATGATAAAAGAAAATCTAAATAATTATATTGAAGAAAAATATAGTGTAATATTAAAAGTAGAAGAGAATCATATTCAAGAAATATTAAAAGTTTTTAGAAAAAGTAGTAGTCAAGGTGTATGTAATGGATGTAGATTAAATAATTTAGTACAAGAATTATCTCATAGGGATAATGATTTTAAAGTTGAGCTAGAAAAAATATATATAAGATTTGAAAATATTATAGAAGAAGCAATTGTCAAAGCTATAGAGAATAAAGAAATTTCTCATCCCAATCCAAAAAGACTATCAATTTATTTAGTTGCTTCACTGGAAGGTTGTGTTGCTACTGCAAAAAAATCTCAAGATTTAAATATATATAATGAATGTATTGATGAAATAGAAAATTATCTTAACTCTCTAAAGGACTTATAG
- a CDS encoding DMT family transporter yields the protein MNNKLPIIAFISLGIIWGSNFIYMKWATELISPLQIVFLRVFLGFIPVLAYSLYKKSMSLNHFKYSLHFFVMSLLGTTVYYYFFVKASSTLLSGVMGALSGSIPLFAFLLAVLFIKEEKLNIRIFGILIGVIGVVLIAKPFNDNIFNSNIEGIFDVVFGSLILGSSFVYAKKFISPLKIHFSALTTYQLGFALLTLLLITDFNGIINIKNDTHTFLGMIIGLSLLGTGLAYILYYYIIEELGAVAASSVTYIPPVVALIIGYFFINENIDLVDCIGTILIFFGVFIVNNKREKMNKDKNLNKTENTKQIDNTISEKKKKEKMPMHILIYDIIRKTSI from the coding sequence ATGAATAATAAATTACCGATAATTGCTTTTATATCCCTAGGTATAATATGGGGTAGCAATTTTATATATATGAAATGGGCAACTGAATTAATCTCGCCCTTACAGATTGTATTCTTAAGAGTTTTTTTGGGATTTATTCCAGTTTTAGCATACTCTTTATACAAAAAATCAATGTCTTTAAATCATTTTAAATATAGTTTACATTTTTTTGTGATGTCATTATTGGGAACGACTGTTTACTACTATTTTTTTGTTAAAGCATCATCTACTCTTTTATCTGGGGTAATGGGTGCATTAAGTGGTTCTATACCTTTATTTGCTTTTCTTCTAGCAGTTCTTTTTATTAAAGAAGAAAAACTAAATATTAGAATATTTGGTATTTTAATTGGGGTAATTGGAGTTGTATTAATTGCAAAACCATTTAATGATAATATTTTTAACTCTAATATTGAAGGAATCTTTGATGTTGTGTTTGGTTCATTAATACTTGGTTCATCATTTGTTTATGCAAAGAAATTTATATCACCTTTAAAAATTCATTTTTCTGCATTAACAACTTATCAATTAGGATTTGCTTTATTAACTCTTCTATTAATTACAGATTTTAATGGAATTATTAACATAAAGAACGATACTCACACATTTTTAGGAATGATTATAGGGTTAAGTTTATTAGGAACAGGATTGGCATATATCTTATATTATTACATAATAGAAGAGTTGGGTGCAGTTGCAGCTTCATCTGTAACATATATACCACCAGTAGTTGCATTAATAATTGGATACTTCTTTATTAATGAAAATATTGATTTAGTAGATTGTATTGGGACTATACTAATTTTCTTTGGTGTATTTATTGTAAATAATAAAAGGGAAAAAATGAACAAAGATAAAAATCTAAATAAAACTGAGAACACTAAACAAATAGATAATACAATTAGTGAAAAGAAGAAAAAAGAAAAAATGCCAATGCATATTCTAATATATGATATTATAAGAAAAACATCTATATAA
- a CDS encoding ABC transporter substrate-binding protein produces the protein MKKILSLAVASALTCGVAMAKEIKVGAVMPMSGPLAAYGQVTNLGLELAHKQQPKLKNGDTIKLVLIDNKGDKVETATATTRLISSDKVVAILGALTSTNTAQTIAIADKKKIPVIASVATNDKLTARRTFANRVCFTDSFQGEVVANFAIESGYKTAVVVIDQAQVYSLGLSKAFQKAFKKKGGKIVKKIKVTSGDKDFKAVVSQIKKINPDFMFMPLYHPEASMIARQSKQLGLKKPMFSGDGVANQTFIDLGGDSVNGYMFTDFFDYTNPPSQTSAEFVKFHEKETGKAEMNSFTALGADTYNILIDAMNRCEDPTNSICINDQIKKTNGFDGVSGKISINSEGNATRSAVIKEIRNGKAGFKATVNP, from the coding sequence ATGAAGAAAATATTAAGTTTAGCAGTAGCATCTGCACTAACGTGTGGTGTTGCTATGGCAAAAGAAATTAAAGTTGGTGCAGTTATGCCAATGTCGGGTCCTTTAGCAGCTTATGGACAAGTAACAAACTTAGGGTTAGAGTTAGCACACAAACAACAACCTAAGTTAAAAAATGGTGATACAATTAAACTTGTACTTATTGATAATAAGGGTGATAAAGTTGAGACTGCAACTGCAACTACAAGACTTATCTCTTCTGATAAAGTTGTTGCTATTTTAGGTGCATTAACATCTACTAATACAGCTCAAACTATCGCTATTGCTGATAAGAAAAAAATTCCAGTTATTGCATCTGTTGCTACTAATGATAAGTTAACTGCTAGAAGAACTTTTGCAAATAGAGTTTGTTTTACAGATTCTTTTCAAGGTGAAGTTGTTGCAAACTTTGCTATTGAATCAGGATACAAAACTGCTGTAGTTGTAATTGACCAAGCACAAGTTTACTCTCTTGGACTTTCTAAAGCGTTCCAAAAAGCGTTTAAAAAGAAAGGTGGAAAAATTGTTAAGAAAATCAAAGTTACTTCAGGTGATAAAGATTTCAAAGCAGTAGTTTCTCAAATCAAGAAAATTAACCCTGACTTTATGTTTATGCCTTTATACCACCCAGAAGCTTCTATGATTGCTAGACAATCTAAGCAATTAGGTCTTAAAAAACCAATGTTCTCAGGTGATGGTGTTGCTAACCAAACATTCATTGATTTAGGTGGAGATTCAGTAAATGGTTATATGTTTACAGATTTCTTTGACTATACAAATCCTCCATCTCAAACTTCAGCTGAATTCGTAAAATTCCACGAAAAAGAGACTGGAAAAGCAGAAATGAATTCATTCACAGCATTAGGTGCTGATACTTATAATATCTTAATTGATGCTATGAATAGATGTGAAGACCCAACAAACTCAATTTGTATTAATGATCAAATCAAAAAAACAAATGGTTTTGACGGTGTTTCTGGAAAAATCTCTATTAATAGTGAAGGTAACGCAACAAGATCTGCGGTTATCAAAGAGATTAGAAATGGTAAAGCTGGCTTTAAAGCGACAGTGAATCCGTAG
- a CDS encoding branched-chain amino acid ABC transporter permease, whose product MDILTFMQQMVNGFSLGSMYALIAIGYTMVYGVLRLINFAHGDIMMVGAFLGYTFMAVFDLSFPVTVLLAVTLSAAFGMFMDKIAYKPLREAPKISLLITAIGISFFLENAFTVFAGGVPRAFPVPDYMENIFNVAGVTFSVASILVPIITLILLLGILFVLYKTKYGMAIRALSFDIKTVNLMGIDANTIIALVFGLGSGLAAIGGIFWAVNYPSVEPMMGVLVGLKAFAAAVVGGIGSVTGAVLGGFIIGFTEVVVIAFFPEMGGYKDAFAFIFLILVLLFKPTGIMGEDLEKSRF is encoded by the coding sequence ATGGATATTTTAACGTTTATGCAGCAAATGGTAAATGGATTCAGTTTAGGTTCGATGTATGCCTTAATTGCAATTGGTTATACCATGGTTTATGGAGTGCTGAGGCTTATTAACTTCGCACATGGAGATATTATGATGGTTGGTGCCTTTTTAGGTTATACATTTATGGCAGTATTTGACTTGTCGTTCCCAGTTACAGTTCTATTAGCAGTTACATTATCTGCTGCTTTTGGTATGTTTATGGACAAAATTGCATACAAACCTTTAAGAGAAGCGCCAAAAATTTCTCTTTTAATTACTGCAATTGGTATTTCATTTTTCTTAGAAAATGCCTTTACAGTATTTGCAGGTGGAGTTCCTAGAGCCTTTCCTGTTCCAGATTACATGGAAAATATTTTTAATGTAGCAGGTGTTACTTTCTCTGTTGCTTCTATTTTAGTTCCAATTATCACACTTATTTTATTATTAGGTATCTTATTTGTTTTATACAAAACAAAATATGGTATGGCAATTAGAGCTTTATCATTTGATATTAAAACTGTAAACCTTATGGGTATTGATGCTAATACTATTATTGCATTAGTATTTGGATTAGGTTCAGGACTTGCTGCTATTGGTGGTATTTTCTGGGCAGTAAATTATCCTTCAGTTGAGCCTATGATGGGAGTTCTAGTTGGACTTAAAGCCTTCGCTGCTGCTGTTGTTGGTGGAATTGGTTCTGTTACAGGTGCTGTATTAGGTGGATTTATTATTGGATTTACTGAAGTTGTTGTAATTGCTTTCTTCCCTGAAATGGGTGGATATAAAGATGCCTTCGCATTTATTTTCTTAATTTTAGTACTTTTATTTAAACCTACTGGAATTATGGGTGAAGATTTAGAAAAGAGTAGGTTCTAA
- a CDS encoding branched-chain amino acid ABC transporter permease gives MFTKQRLINLAIIVTAIWFTHFAQVTFDEYTVRIINNVAIFVILAVSYNLINGVTGQFSLEPNGFVAIGAYVTAILLVDSEGMLYQYDIEDPYPWVLALQTNFLWALILSGTISALLALSLSFPVFRVRGDYLAIVTLGFGFIIRILAINSPEITNGSLGINDIPEYSNLYWTGGVAIFTVMAILNIIYSKFGRAMKAVRDDEDAATAMGVNTFKIKTLAFSTSAFFEGVGGGLLAALLTSISPDLFTFFLTFQLLIIIVLGGLGSTTGAILGTIFVMAGLEWMRFLDEPMNILGYETEALPGMRMVVFSLILIIVMLFAREGLMGKKELKDLFKKKKANK, from the coding sequence ATCTTTACAAAACAAAGATTAATTAATCTAGCTATTATTGTTACGGCTATTTGGTTTACTCATTTCGCACAAGTTACATTTGATGAATATACAGTAAGAATTATTAACAATGTTGCAATTTTTGTTATTCTTGCAGTTTCATACAACCTGATTAATGGTGTTACTGGTCAGTTCTCACTAGAACCTAATGGGTTCGTGGCAATTGGTGCTTATGTTACAGCTATTTTACTTGTTGATAGTGAAGGTATGTTATATCAATACGATATTGAAGATCCATATCCTTGGGTTTTAGCATTACAAACTAATTTTTTATGGGCTTTAATTTTATCTGGAACTATTTCAGCATTATTAGCATTGTCTTTATCTTTCCCTGTATTTAGAGTAAGAGGAGATTATCTTGCTATTGTTACTTTAGGATTTGGATTTATTATTAGAATTCTTGCTATTAATTCCCCAGAGATTACCAACGGTTCTTTAGGTATTAATGATATTCCTGAGTACTCAAATCTTTATTGGACAGGTGGAGTTGCTATCTTTACTGTAATGGCTATTTTAAATATTATCTATTCAAAATTTGGTCGAGCAATGAAAGCTGTTAGAGATGATGAAGACGCAGCAACTGCAATGGGTGTTAATACATTTAAGATTAAAACATTGGCATTCTCTACATCTGCATTCTTTGAGGGTGTTGGTGGTGGATTATTAGCTGCATTATTAACATCAATTTCGCCAGATTTATTTACATTCTTCTTAACATTCCAATTACTAATTATTATTGTACTTGGTGGATTAGGTTCAACAACTGGTGCTATTTTAGGTACTATTTTTGTAATGGCTGGATTAGAATGGATGAGATTCTTAGACGAACCTATGAATATCTTAGGTTACGAAACAGAAGCACTTCCAGGAATGAGAATGGTTGTATTCTCACTTATTCTTATTATTGTTATGCTTTTCGCAAGAGAAGGATTAATGGGTAAAAAAGAGTTAAAAGACTTATTTAAAAAGAAAAAGGCAAACAAATGA
- a CDS encoding ABC transporter ATP-binding protein, translating to MILEVCNVTKKFGGVTAIKDTSFSVNSKEIYGLIGPNGAGKTTMFNIITGNYEPTEGSIKFHGQRIDGIKPYKIVHRGIARTFQNIRLFKSMTVLDNVLIGFDYQATYTYFEAILRLPRFFKEERRVKQRAFEIMEVLGIAQFADELATSLSYGQQRKVEIARALAANPQLLLLDEPAAGMNPQETHELAELFFKIRDEFDVTILLIEHDMKFVNKLCDRVMVLDYGKTIFEGDIKDAIKDEEVIKAYLGDFKHA from the coding sequence ATGATTTTAGAAGTTTGCAACGTAACTAAAAAATTTGGTGGTGTAACAGCCATCAAGGATACTTCTTTTAGTGTGAACTCAAAAGAAATATATGGACTTATTGGTCCAAATGGTGCTGGTAAAACAACAATGTTTAATATCATTACTGGAAATTACGAACCAACAGAAGGTTCTATTAAATTCCATGGTCAAAGAATCGATGGTATTAAACCTTACAAAATTGTACATAGAGGAATAGCTAGAACATTCCAAAATATTAGATTATTTAAGTCTATGACAGTTTTAGATAATGTTTTAATTGGATTTGATTATCAAGCTACTTATACATATTTTGAAGCGATTTTAAGATTACCAAGATTCTTCAAAGAAGAGAGAAGAGTAAAACAAAGAGCTTTTGAAATTATGGAAGTTTTAGGAATTGCTCAGTTTGCTGATGAATTAGCAACTTCTCTTTCTTATGGTCAACAAAGAAAAGTAGAGATTGCACGTGCTTTAGCTGCAAACCCTCAACTTTTACTTTTAGATGAGCCAGCAGCTGGTATGAATCCACAAGAAACACATGAGTTAGCTGAACTATTCTTCAAAATTAGAGATGAATTTGATGTAACAATTTTATTAATCGAACATGATATGAAGTTTGTAAATAAACTATGTGATAGAGTTATGGTTTTAGACTATGGAAAAACTATCTTTGAAGGTGATATTAAAGACGCTATTAAAGATGAAGAAGTAATCAAAGCTTACCTTGGAGATTTTAAACATGCTTAA
- a CDS encoding ABC transporter ATP-binding protein — MLNVKDLNVYYGLINAVRGVNFEVGEGQIVSLIGSNGAGKTSTLQSIVNDVKKTGEISFKGNNISNLKTHKIIQSDIALVPEGRRCFQNLTIEENLRMGAFNNDEKYEELQEEMFKLFPRLVAKKGQLAGTMSGGEQQMLAIARALMSSPKLLMLDEPSLGLAPKIIGELFQTIVRLKEEGITILLVEQNAFAALEVSDYAYVLENGQVALEGKGSDLISSDEIRAKYLGA; from the coding sequence ATGCTTAATGTAAAAGACTTAAATGTATATTACGGTTTAATTAATGCTGTAAGAGGTGTTAATTTTGAAGTAGGCGAGGGACAAATTGTTTCTCTTATTGGCTCAAATGGTGCTGGTAAAACTTCTACTTTACAATCTATTGTAAATGATGTTAAAAAAACTGGAGAAATTAGTTTCAAAGGTAATAATATCTCAAATCTTAAAACACATAAGATTATTCAAAGTGATATTGCACTTGTTCCAGAAGGAAGAAGATGTTTTCAGAACTTAACAATTGAAGAGAACCTTAGAATGGGTGCTTTTAATAATGATGAAAAGTACGAAGAACTTCAAGAAGAGATGTTTAAACTATTTCCAAGACTAGTTGCCAAAAAAGGTCAACTAGCTGGAACAATGAGCGGTGGTGAACAACAAATGCTTGCAATTGCTAGAGCATTAATGTCAAGCCCAAAACTTCTTATGTTAGATGAACCATCATTAGGACTAGCTCCTAAAATTATTGGTGAGCTTTTTCAAACAATAGTTAGACTAAAAGAAGAAGGTATTACAATTCTTTTAGTTGAGCAAAATGCCTTTGCTGCATTAGAAGTTTCTGATTATGCTTATGTTTTAGAAAACGGTCAAGTTGCCCTTGAAGGTAAGGGAAGTGATCTAATTAGTTCTGATGAAATTAGAGCTAAATACTTAGGTGCTTAA
- a CDS encoding MarC family protein, with translation MLALADYIQIAIGIVTIFSPFAAIPIFVSLTSNASIQEKNDTAKTAAFSAGIAGLTSVWIGQYILVFFGISISSFKIAGGILLLLMAINMLNAKIPKAKNTKSELKEAKKKSINVSEIAVVPLAIPLIAGPGAISTIIIFSQRSSEFMHLIAMSGIIIAISLYILVMLRMATFISKKLGITGINIISRVMGLILASISIEFITSGLLTVFPVLAG, from the coding sequence TTGTTAGCACTTGCAGATTACATACAAATAGCAATAGGGATAGTTACAATTTTCTCTCCCTTTGCTGCTATTCCCATTTTTGTATCTCTTACATCAAACGCATCAATTCAAGAAAAAAATGATACTGCTAAAACAGCTGCATTCTCAGCTGGTATTGCTGGACTTACTTCTGTATGGATTGGTCAGTATATACTAGTTTTTTTCGGTATTTCAATTTCTTCTTTCAAAATTGCAGGTGGAATCTTGCTTTTATTAATGGCAATTAATATGTTAAATGCTAAAATCCCAAAAGCCAAAAATACTAAAAGCGAATTAAAAGAAGCAAAGAAAAAAAGTATTAATGTTAGTGAAATTGCAGTAGTACCTCTTGCTATTCCTCTTATTGCAGGTCCAGGAGCTATATCTACAATTATTATTTTCTCACAAAGATCAAGTGAATTTATGCATTTGATTGCTATGAGTGGTATTATTATTGCTATTTCTTTATATATTTTAGTTATGCTTAGAATGGCTACGTTTATCTCTAAAAAATTAGGAATTACAGGTATCAATATCATCTCAAGAGTAATGGGATTAATACTTGCTTCTATTTCAATAGAGTTCATCACATCAGGGCTTCTTACAGTTTTCCCAGTTCTTGCTGGTTGA
- a CDS encoding type II secretion system protein: MSKAFTLLELIIAVLLISIILSFAITKYDNIFKSSNMTKVKSDLALIQNGISNIKRKNVLLSLNEKINTLDDAIALSDNENLFSKVIDFPIVSTSSSQVGKWLKKSSDKYEFFLDSDTKIKFALKDEFFECKSPKDICQELQ; the protein is encoded by the coding sequence ATGAGTAAAGCTTTTACTTTATTAGAATTGATAATTGCAGTTTTATTAATCTCAATAATCTTATCCTTTGCAATTACAAAATACGATAACATTTTTAAAAGTTCTAATATGACGAAAGTCAAATCAGATTTAGCACTAATTCAAAATGGTATTTCAAATATAAAAAGAAAAAATGTACTTTTATCTTTAAATGAAAAAATAAATACATTAGATGATGCAATAGCTTTGAGTGATAATGAAAATCTTTTCTCAAAAGTTATTGATTTTCCAATAGTATCTACATCAAGTAGCCAAGTAGGGAAATGGTTAAAAAAATCTTCAGATAAATATGAGTTTTTTTTAGATTCAGATACAAAAATTAAATTTGCACTTAAAGATGAATTCTTTGAGTGTAAAAGCCCAAAAGATATTTGTCAGGAGTTACAATAG
- a CDS encoding primosomal protein N', whose protein sequence is MLYYELALLKSPLANLTYQSETQIEIGTKVQVKLQRRKNLNDAVVIKEVEKPSFKCVNIEEITSEYYDDKMLQVSNFISQYYVSSLGEALSIYNAYNSEYKAQENEIKIDCDIDLSKEQQEAFDFLNNKKQALLFANTGSGKTEIYIKVIEQHIKEGKQAVLLMPEISLTPQMQKRLEKVFGESIAIWHSKITKKKKETILQGLQEGSIKLIAGARSALFLPYSNLGAIIVDEEHDESYKSDSKPRLHTKDLSIYMAKKLDIQLVLGSATASAGSFSKVPFFRLDKTFYDTSKQYEFDEGESCLTSKIVNKIGSTLDTDNQVIVFLPTRANFKYQICTSCGKSVECPYCSVSMSLHKNSLALKCHYCGYAQRIPETCPSCKTGIIHNLRVGTAQIEEELKEIFPQKVVKRFDRDEVRTDKQLKTILNEFNKGEIDILVGTQMLSKGHDYHNVKLAVVIGIDSVLNMNSYKARERALSLLIQISGRSGRKGDGEVIIQTKNEEFFNYYLNESNYQDFLETELEFREDLYPPYLKMAKIVFAHANGIKVKQELDKYITILKARENIEVVGFGECAIFKMANKYRYEIVIRSKNVKAMLTTLHSVTSPMASVDMDTIY, encoded by the coding sequence GTGTTATATTATGAATTGGCTTTACTAAAATCTCCACTTGCAAATCTTACTTATCAAAGTGAAACTCAAATAGAAATTGGTACGAAAGTACAAGTTAAACTACAAAGAAGAAAAAATCTAAATGATGCAGTTGTTATTAAAGAGGTTGAAAAACCATCTTTTAAATGTGTAAACATAGAAGAGATAACAAGTGAATATTATGATGATAAAATGCTTCAGGTATCTAATTTTATTTCTCAATATTATGTTAGTTCATTAGGTGAGGCATTAAGTATCTATAATGCATATAATAGTGAGTATAAAGCACAAGAGAATGAAATCAAAATTGATTGTGATATAGATCTATCAAAAGAACAACAAGAAGCATTTGATTTTTTAAATAATAAAAAACAAGCTTTGCTTTTTGCAAACACTGGTTCAGGAAAAACAGAGATTTATATCAAAGTTATTGAGCAACATATAAAAGAGGGAAAACAAGCTGTTTTATTAATGCCAGAGATTTCTCTTACTCCTCAAATGCAAAAAAGACTTGAAAAAGTTTTTGGTGAAAGTATTGCTATATGGCATTCAAAAATTACTAAAAAGAAAAAAGAGACAATTCTTCAAGGTTTACAAGAAGGTAGTATTAAATTAATTGCAGGAGCTAGATCTGCACTTTTTTTACCTTATAGTAACTTAGGAGCTATTATTGTAGATGAAGAGCATGACGAGTCTTATAAGAGTGATTCTAAGCCAAGATTACATACAAAAGATTTAAGTATCTATATGGCCAAGAAATTAGATATTCAATTAGTTCTAGGTAGTGCTACTGCTTCTGCTGGATCTTTTTCAAAAGTTCCATTTTTTAGATTAGATAAAACCTTTTATGATACTTCTAAACAGTATGAATTTGATGAAGGTGAGTCATGTCTTACTTCAAAAATTGTAAATAAAATTGGAAGTACTTTAGATACAGATAATCAAGTTATTGTTTTTCTTCCAACAAGAGCAAACTTCAAATATCAAATTTGTACTTCTTGTGGTAAGTCTGTTGAGTGTCCTTATTGTTCTGTTTCTATGAGTTTACACAAAAATTCATTAGCTTTAAAATGTCACTACTGTGGTTATGCGCAAAGAATACCTGAAACTTGTCCTTCTTGTAAGACTGGAATTATTCATAACTTGCGAGTTGGTACGGCACAAATAGAAGAAGAACTAAAAGAAATATTCCCTCAAAAAGTAGTAAAAAGATTTGATAGAGATGAAGTACGAACGGACAAACAATTAAAAACTATTTTAAATGAATTTAATAAAGGTGAAATAGATATTTTAGTTGGAACTCAAATGCTTTCAAAAGGTCACGATTACCATAATGTAAAATTAGCTGTTGTAATTGGAATTGATTCTGTTTTAAATATGAATTCATATAAAGCAAGAGAGAGGGCTTTATCTTTATTAATTCAAATCTCAGGAAGAAGTGGAAGAAAAGGTGATGGAGAAGTAATTATTCAAACTAAGAATGAAGAGTTCTTTAACTACTATTTAAATGAGTCAAATTACCAAGACTTTTTAGAAACTGAACTTGAATTTAGAGAAGATTTATATCCTCCATATCTTAAAATGGCAAAAATTGTTTTTGCTCATGCCAATGGTATTAAAGTAAAACAAGAACTTGATAAATATATTACTATTTTAAAAGCTAGAGAAAATATAGAAGTTGTTGGGTTTGGAGAATGTGCTATTTTTAAGATGGCAAATAAATATAGATATGAAATAGTAATTAGATCTAAAAATGTAAAAGCAATGCTTACTACCTTACATAGTGTAACTTCTCCTATGGCATCTGTAGATATGGATACTATATACTAA
- a CDS encoding NfeD family protein — protein sequence MKLIYYLLFLIFFSIFLNANTITHIKIDSTISPASATYLKDAFKHTKQHNSSLLLIELNTPGGLATSMREMIQDILNSEIPVVVYVSPKGSRAASAGTYLTYAAHIAVMSPGTNIGAATPVNLISIPKESQKDEKGKKTNKKENTDKTAMEKKVINDSIAYIKSIAELRNRNIPWAIEAVEEGKSISAKEALAKNVIDYVANDIKELLTLIHNKKILINKKEIIIDTSNANILLFAASWKTSFLMKIANPNIAYIFLIVAMYGILFEMMNPGSLFPGVIGITCGLIAMYSLNILPFNYVGLLLIFLGIAFMIAEVFISGFGILGIAGVISFAFGSVFLFDEKTLGEGVSIPLIMAFSLVSLAFFVFIFGFLIKSRKNKTVSGLGTLIGREAKVVEVKNGTYKIRIDAELWNAVGEKDFSLNENVIVEKIDGLIVKIRSLK from the coding sequence ATGAAACTTATTTATTATCTACTCTTTTTGATATTCTTTTCAATTTTTCTAAATGCAAATACAATTACTCATATAAAAATTGATAGTACAATCTCCCCTGCAAGTGCAACTTACTTAAAAGACGCCTTTAAACATACAAAACAACATAATTCATCTTTATTGTTAATTGAATTAAATACTCCTGGAGGATTAGCTACTTCTATGAGAGAAATGATTCAAGATATTTTGAATAGTGAAATACCAGTTGTAGTATATGTTTCTCCGAAGGGTTCAAGAGCTGCTAGTGCAGGAACTTATCTTACTTATGCTGCTCATATTGCTGTAATGTCCCCCGGCACAAATATTGGTGCTGCAACTCCTGTAAATTTAATAAGTATTCCAAAGGAATCACAAAAAGATGAAAAAGGTAAAAAAACAAATAAGAAAGAAAATACAGATAAAACAGCAATGGAAAAGAAAGTAATAAATGATTCAATTGCATATATAAAAAGTATTGCCGAGCTTAGAAATAGAAATATCCCTTGGGCAATAGAAGCAGTAGAAGAAGGGAAAAGCATCTCAGCTAAAGAGGCTTTAGCAAAAAATGTTATTGATTATGTGGCAAATGATATTAAAGAACTATTAACATTAATACATAATAAAAAGATCTTAATAAATAAGAAAGAGATTATTATTGATACTTCTAATGCAAATATTTTACTCTTTGCAGCATCATGGAAAACTAGCTTTCTAATGAAAATAGCAAATCCTAATATAGCTTATATTTTTTTAATAGTTGCTATGTATGGCATTTTATTTGAAATGATGAATCCTGGTTCTTTATTTCCTGGTGTAATTGGAATTACATGTGGTTTAATCGCTATGTATTCTTTAAATATCTTACCATTTAACTATGTAGGATTATTGCTAATATTTTTAGGTATAGCATTTATGATAGCTGAAGTATTTATTTCTGGTTTTGGTATTTTGGGAATTGCAGGTGTAATTTCATTTGCTTTTGGTTCTGTTTTTCTTTTTGATGAAAAGACTTTGGGTGAAGGAGTATCAATTCCTTTAATTATGGCTTTTAGTTTAGTTAGTTTAGCTTTTTTTGTTTTTATATTTGGATTTTTAATTAAATCTAGAAAAAACAAAACAGTATCAGGTCTTGGAACTTTAATAGGAAGAGAAGCAAAAGTTGTAGAAGTAAAAAATGGTACATATAAAATTAGAATTGATGCTGAACTATGGAATGCAGTCGGAGAGAAAGATTTTTCATTAAATGAAAATGTAATTGTAGAAAAAATAGATGGTTTAATTGTAAAAATAAGGAGTCTAAAATGA